The proteins below are encoded in one region of Synechococcales cyanobacterium T60_A2020_003:
- the recO gene encoding DNA repair protein RecO: MAATYKATGINLKGTPLGESDRLLTVLTREHGLVRVVAPGARKSNSKLGGRSALFVVNDLLISKGRSLDRIVQAETLESYPGLGQDLRKLTASQYLAELVLFQALSDHPQEELFCLLNEHFTRLDDAPPELAIACLTHAVYHFLATAGVPPQVHECCLTQRSLMLEQPNTLQGAGFNVVAGGTVHLDTLEPVEGATAFAGASGTRSPQFRSVTSPSSNLASRSLIKKGDLPRAATGTASYAPAPSIKPRGHLVTELSTLELAILQCLAQPVLVRADGRIHLDSTPQIPELLHPIPVSTWLKLEHVLRQYAEYQFDRSIRSACLIDTCFSTLS; the protein is encoded by the coding sequence ATGGCAGCGACGTACAAGGCAACAGGGATTAACTTAAAGGGGACACCGTTGGGAGAGAGCGATCGCCTCCTGACGGTGCTGACCCGCGAGCATGGCCTAGTGCGAGTTGTTGCGCCGGGAGCCCGGAAGTCGAATTCAAAGCTGGGGGGGCGGAGTGCCCTATTTGTGGTGAATGACCTGCTGATTTCGAAGGGACGCAGTCTCGACCGGATTGTGCAGGCGGAAACCCTAGAGTCCTACCCCGGATTGGGGCAAGATTTGCGAAAGCTAACGGCTAGTCAATACCTGGCAGAGTTGGTGCTATTTCAAGCCCTCAGCGATCATCCCCAAGAGGAATTATTTTGCTTGCTCAACGAGCATTTCACTCGCTTGGACGATGCTCCGCCGGAATTGGCGATCGCCTGCTTAACCCATGCGGTCTACCATTTCCTGGCAACGGCAGGTGTTCCGCCCCAGGTGCATGAATGCTGCCTAACCCAGCGTTCCTTGATGCTGGAACAGCCGAATACGCTCCAAGGCGCAGGATTTAATGTAGTGGCGGGCGGCACTGTGCATTTAGACACGCTGGAACCCGTTGAGGGAGCAACAGCGTTTGCAGGTGCTTCAGGAACACGATCGCCCCAATTCCGTTCGGTAACCTCCCCTTCATCGAATTTGGCATCTCGATCTTTAATCAAGAAAGGGGACTTGCCCAGAGCAGCAACTGGAACAGCATCCTACGCCCCAGCACCATCGATCAAACCGAGAGGACATCTCGTTACGGAACTATCGACCTTGGAACTAGCAATTTTGCAGTGCCTCGCTCAGCCTGTGTTGGTTCGAGCCGATGGTCGGATTCATTTAGACAGCACCCCTCAAATCCCGGAACTGCTCCATCCCATCCCTGTATCAACGTGGCTCAAGCTAGAACACGTTTTACGCCAGTATGCCGAGTACCAGTTTGATCGGTCCATTCGTTCAGCCTGTCTGATCGACACCTGTTTTTCTACACTGTCATAG
- the deoC gene encoding deoxyribose-phosphate aldolase, with the protein MARDYIDLDLAEFIDHTLLSSVATPEYIAKGCEEGDRFQFPAVCVFPTHVDQAVELLHQRKTQVCTVIGFPCGANTSATKLYEAQDAVERGATELDVVINLSWLKSGKTEEVHREIAEICEETGVLVKAILETGLLTDAEKKLAAEICMDAGVRFLKTSTGWFGGATVEDVRLLKSVAKDQVGIKASGGIRTVEQATELILAGATRLGTSRGVELVLQQRNATDEEAEDSQG; encoded by the coding sequence ATGGCACGCGACTATATCGATCTGGATCTGGCTGAATTTATTGATCACACCTTGCTCAGTTCAGTTGCAACACCGGAGTATATTGCCAAGGGATGTGAAGAGGGCGATCGCTTCCAGTTTCCGGCGGTGTGTGTATTTCCAACGCATGTGGATCAGGCGGTGGAACTCTTGCATCAGCGTAAAACCCAGGTGTGTACGGTCATTGGGTTTCCCTGTGGGGCAAACACCTCCGCCACGAAGCTCTATGAGGCGCAAGATGCCGTGGAACGAGGGGCAACCGAACTGGACGTGGTTATTAACCTAAGCTGGCTCAAAAGCGGCAAAACGGAAGAGGTTCATCGCGAGATTGCCGAAATTTGCGAAGAAACGGGCGTATTGGTCAAGGCCATTTTGGAAACGGGACTGCTAACGGATGCCGAGAAAAAACTGGCCGCTGAAATTTGCATGGATGCCGGGGTTCGATTTCTGAAAACGAGTACGGGCTGGTTTGGGGGAGCAACGGTGGAGGATGTGCGTCTTCTGAAATCCGTGGCGAAGGATCAAGTCGGCATCAAAGCATCGGGCGGAATCCGCACCGTTGAACAGGCGACGGAGTTGATTCTGGCGGGTGCAACCCGATTGGGAACGTCGCGCGGTGTGGAACTGGTGTTACAGCAACGGAATGCGACGGATGAGGAGGCTGAGGACTCGCAAGGTTAG
- a CDS encoding DUF1622 domain-containing protein, which produces MEIDAIQSSIASTVLVLNSILISTCQLLAIFVISVGIIRALVIYLSESLLKTQSPESFQRSRLEMGYSFSLGLSFLIGSTIMKTMVSSQREELGRLITIIGVRTALNLLLERAIAQTSPQSEISAVQANADGQMESMHFNS; this is translated from the coding sequence ATGGAGATTGATGCTATTCAGTCGAGTATTGCCTCGACCGTTCTGGTTCTGAACAGTATTTTAATTAGTACCTGCCAACTGTTAGCTATTTTTGTGATTTCGGTGGGCATTATCCGGGCGTTGGTGATTTACCTGAGCGAATCTCTGCTGAAAACCCAGTCTCCGGAATCGTTTCAGCGCAGTCGGCTAGAGATGGGCTATTCCTTCTCCTTGGGGCTAAGCTTTCTAATTGGCTCGACGATTATGAAAACGATGGTGTCGAGTCAGCGGGAGGAATTGGGACGCTTGATCACCATCATCGGGGTGCGGACAGCGCTGAATTTGCTGCTTGAACGGGCGATCGCCCAAACCAGTCCACAATCTGAAATCTCGGCTGTTCAAGCGAATGCCGATGGACAGATGGAGTCGATGCATTTCAATTCTTGA
- a CDS encoding glutathione S-transferase has translation MLGISTCSILTLTHAAAALPPPEDTPEEVLRTEIILEARSPLDGEPLTAAEYAELQDYLSRYPEPEIAPEIRQLIRLLYLRRAIRSVFPFLLR, from the coding sequence ATGCTGGGCATTAGCACCTGTAGCATTCTCACCCTAACGCATGCCGCCGCCGCTCTGCCTCCCCCAGAGGACACCCCCGAAGAGGTTTTAAGAACTGAGATCATCCTAGAAGCGCGATCGCCCCTAGACGGGGAACCGCTCACCGCTGCCGAGTACGCTGAACTTCAGGACTACCTCTCTCGGTATCCCGAACCCGAAATTGCACCGGAAATTCGCCAACTGATTCGCCTGCTGTACCTGCGCCGCGCCATTCGTAGCGTG